In the Anastrepha obliqua isolate idAnaObli1 chromosome 1, idAnaObli1_1.0, whole genome shotgun sequence genome, one interval contains:
- the LOC129239890 gene encoding uncharacterized protein K02A2.6-like gives MNPEQMQAFFNQMQKQREQDSAAMQALIAQLISSRSGDTFDGPKVDLQPERTMDTLASSITEFVYDPELNLTFETWYARYEDLFLVDANKLDEAAKASIVPIQKTFDKSLLKDFYPALFDKQLGLCNKTKAHLVVKANCQPVFRPKRVVAYAIQHLVAAELQRLQDLNVISPVNYSNWAAPIVVIKKPNGSIRLCADFSTGLNDALETYQYPLPLPEDIFAKLNNATVFSHIDLSDAFLQVEVDDSSKELLTINTHMGLFRYNRMVFGVKTFPAIFQQIMDQMLAGLNNTAAYIDDIFVSGKNQADHDANLREVLLRIQQYGFKLKVDKCKFSYHEMAYLGYVLNKNGISPDPKHIDAIKYVPEPTNQSELRSFLGAINFYGKFINHMRDFRDPLDELLQKNKTWRWTNVQQTCFDSLKDILSSKLLLTHYDPTKGIIVAADASNYGLGACIFHEFEDGSLKAICHASRSLTAAEKHYSQIEKEALAIIFAVTKFHRMIFGRTNSFGYADVLSRLISNTFNPSEDYVIAAIEFESEIKQILDESINKLPITRWPIKCDNIDYKPYFNRKDSINIVEGCLMFGRRTIIPTIFQRRILKEIHRGHPGIQYTKAIARYYVYWSNIDADIENMVKTCPNCTAAAKMPTKTTLHPWPKPSGPWERLHIDYAGPIDSYYYLVVIDAYSKWPEVIRTKSITTALTIFSLNEMFARFGLPKTIVSDNGTQFTSHQFQQFVAEHGIQHIRSSPYHPMSNGQAERFVDTFKRALKKLNGEGVSAQNLIVFLQVYRSTPNKQNEENKSPAEVLLGRQIRLKLDLLKPTFSTEPAIYSDKQLKMKNQFNRKHGAKQKHYEIQDVVFISVHKSKDSFKWMKGTVAGCMGKVLYNIRLQNGKIIRCHANQMRKCFEGSSSVMENEAVCNDKRLAEAFQLYEIAPQHVLNYNPTPANNPNEALEQLEQVPLPSQSEIGTTNNGQSRDNDMQSMGTGNQTTSVQPYVRPQRIRKRVDRFKPT, from the exons atgaATCCAGAGCAAATGCAAGCATTTTTCAACCAAATGCAAAAGCAAAGGGAACAAGATAGCGCTGCTATGCAAGCTCTTATAGCACAGCTCATTTCATCGAGATCTGGTGACACATTCGATGGTCCAAAGGTAGATTTGCAACCAGAGCGAACAATGGATACGCTAGCGTCCAGCATCACTGAATTCGTTTACGACCCTGAACTTAACCTCACTTTTGAAACGTGGTACGCTCGCTACGAAGATTTGTTCTTGGTAGATGCCAATAAGCTCGATGAAGCAGCAAAG GCAAGTATCGTTCCAATACAAAAAACTTTCGATAAATCACTACTTAAAGATTTTTATCCAGCACTTTTCGACAAACAACTAGGCCTCTGTAATAAAACTAAAGCGCATTTAGTTGTAAAGGCTAACTGTCAACCTGTTTTCCGTCCGAAGCGAGTCGTAGCTTACGCAATTCAACACCTGGTTGCAGCAGAATTACAAAGACTGCAAGATCTAAACGTAATTTCTCCAGTTAATTACTCAAATTGGGCTGCGCCAATTGTGGTAATAAAAAAGCCAAATGGCAGCATACGCCTATGCGCTGACTTTTCGACAGGTCTAAACGATGCTTTGGAAACTTATCAATATCCTCTGCCTCTACCTGAAGACATTTTCGCTAAACTTAACAATGCCACAGTTTTCAGTCATATCGATTTATCTGACGCATTTCTCCAAGTAGAAGTTGACGATTCTTCCAAAGAGCTTCTCACAATAAACACCCATATGGGTCTATTCAGATATAATCGCATGGTATTCGGCGTTAAGACATTTCCAGCAATTTTCCAACAGATAATGGACCAAATGCTGGCAGGTTTAAACAACACGGCGGCATACATTGACGATATTTTTGTTTCGGGTAAGAACCAAGCAGACCACGACGCAAATTTGCGCGAGGTCTTACTTCGTATACAGCAATACGGTTTCAAATTAAAAGTAGacaaatgtaaattttcttATCACGAAATGGCCTACTTAGGGTACGTTCTCAATAAAAACGGCATTAGTCCAGATCCAAAGCACATTGATGCAATCAAATATGTGCCAGAACCGACCAATCAATCAGAACTAAGATCATTTTTGGGTGCGATAAATTTTTATGGGAAATTTATTAACCACATGCGAGATTTTCGAGATCCCTTAGACGAGCTGCTACAAAAGAATAAAACGTGGCGTTGGACAAACGTTCAGCAAACATGTTTTGATAGCCTAAAAGATATTTTATCATCAAAGCTTCTACTAACACACTATGACCCAACAAAAGGTATAATAGTGGCAGCCGATGCATCTAACTATGGTCTCGGAGCTTGTATTTTCCATGAATTTGAAGACGGCTCATTGAAAGCGATTTGTCATGCATCAAGATCGCTTACGGCAGCAGAAAAACATTACAGCCAAATAGAGAAAGAAGCACTGGCGATTATTTTTGCAGTTACAAAATTTCACAGAATGATTTTTGGTCGAACAAATAGTTTTGGTTACGCTGACGTTTTGTCACGCTTGATAAGCAATACATTCAACCCGTCAGAAGATTATGTTATTGCAGCAATTGAATTTGAATctgaaataaagcaaattttagatgaatcgatTAACAAGTTGCCGATTACAA GGTGGCCAATCAAATGTGACAATATTGACTACAAGCCGTACTTTAACCGGAAAGACAGCATAAATATAGTCGAAGGTTGTTTAATGTTCGGTCGACGAACTATAATACCAACAATTTTCCAAAGGCGTATACTTAAAGAAATTCATCGTGGTCATCCAGGAATACAGTATACTAAAGCCATTGCGCGCTACTACGTGTATTGGTCGAACATCGACGCTGACATTGAAAATATGGTCAAAACCTGTCCGAACTGCACCGCAGCGGCCAAAATGCCAACGAAGACGACTTTACATCCCTGGCCAAAGCCTTCCGGACCATGGGAGCGACTTCATATTGATTATGCTGGTCCAATTGATTCGTATTATTATCTTGTAGTTATCGACGCGTATTCAAAATGGCCAGAAGTAATTCGAACAAAATCCATTACAACAGCGCTAACGATTTTTAGTTTGAATGAAATGTTTGCTAGATTTGGATTGCCGAAAACAATAGTATCTGATAATGGCACTCAATTTACCAGTCACCAATTCCAGCAATTTGTAGCAGAGCACGGCATTCAACACATTCGCAGCAGTCCTTACCATCCCATGTCCAACGGTCAAGCTGAGAGGTTTGTGGATACTTTCAAACGGGCACTAAAAAAGTTGAACGGGGAGGGGGTATCTGCACAAAATCTTATAGTATTTTTACAAGTTTACAGATCCACACCAAATAAGCAGAACGAAGAAAACAAATCACCGGCCGAAGTGTTACTCGGAAGACAGATACGATTAAAACTCGATTTGCTTAAGCCAACTTTTTCTACTGAACCTGCAATTTATAGCGATAAacaacttaaaatgaaaaatcagttTAATAGAAAGCACGGTGCTAAGCAAAAGCATTACGAGATCCAAGATGTTGTTTTTATAAGCGTTCACAAAAGCAAAGACAGTTTCAAATGGATGAAAGGAACGGTAGCTGGATGCATGGGGAAAGTTTTGTACAACATACGATTGCAGAATGGTAAGATTATTCGATGTCACGCGAATCAAATGCGAAAATGTTTTGAAGGAAGCTCATCAGTAATGGAAAACGAAGCTGTATGCAATGACAAAAGACTGGCGGAAGCCTTTCAATTATATGAAATCGCACCACAGCATGTTTTAAACTATAATCCTACACCAGCTAATAATCCAAACGAGGCGTTGGAACAGTTGGAACAGGTACCATTACCATCACAATCTGAGATTGGAACAACTAACAATGGGCAGTCACGCGATAATGATATGCAAAGCATGGGGACTGGAAACCAAACCACATCAGTGCAACCGTATGTACGACCGCAACGTATTCGTAAACGAGTAGACCGTTTTAAACCAACTTGA